A part of Thermotoga petrophila RKU-1 genomic DNA contains:
- a CDS encoding 2-oxoacid:acceptor oxidoreductase subunit alpha produces the protein MKDVSIVLSGEAGQGIQTVENVLTRVLKDSGFHVFATKEYMSRVRGGNNTTEIRVSSRRVRSFVDRIDVLIPLGKGATERLKNRITEKTLVIGEEEFIKESPGEKIVIPFLNIAKQIGKSIYANSVAIGFLSGLLGADESALKDQITRQFSSKGEDIVNDNIRAALEGYKKGQELSQKIEFDVEKDPSIKNEVLLNGAEAVGLGAIAGGCNFVSSYPMSPSTSVLVFLAQHKNDFGIVVEQAEDEIAAMNMIIGAWYAGARGLVTTSGGGFALMEEALSLAGMIESPAVIHLAQRPGPATGLPTRTEQGDLNLALYAGHGDFPRVIYAPGNVEEAFYLTQKAFNVADKYQVPVFVLTDQYLVDSYYNLPGFDLNELKVEKHFIKTTRDYIRYAITEDGISPRGIPGYGEGLVRVDSDEHDEFGHITEDFNTRVRMVNKRLRKGETLKKEIVKPKLIGDENYRVLLVAWGSTLEPIKEAIEGLDGVALLHFSQVWPIDESVATYFEKAEKVVAVEGNATGQFANLIRQVTGFHIKDRILKYNGLQFSVEELKEKIAEVL, from the coding sequence ATGAAAGACGTGAGCATCGTCCTGAGCGGAGAAGCGGGACAGGGAATACAAACGGTCGAGAACGTTCTGACACGGGTTTTAAAAGACTCCGGATTCCATGTGTTTGCCACCAAAGAGTACATGTCGAGAGTGAGAGGAGGAAACAACACCACGGAGATCCGGGTTTCATCGAGAAGGGTTCGTTCCTTCGTTGACAGAATAGACGTGCTCATACCCCTGGGAAAGGGGGCCACAGAAAGGCTGAAGAATCGTATCACGGAAAAAACACTGGTCATCGGAGAGGAAGAGTTCATCAAAGAATCACCCGGAGAAAAGATCGTGATTCCATTCCTGAACATAGCAAAACAGATTGGAAAGAGCATATACGCGAATTCAGTTGCCATAGGTTTTCTCTCTGGACTGCTCGGCGCCGATGAATCCGCTCTGAAAGACCAGATCACCAGACAGTTCAGCAGTAAAGGTGAAGACATCGTGAACGACAACATCCGCGCTGCGCTGGAAGGATACAAGAAAGGTCAAGAACTCTCTCAGAAAATCGAATTCGACGTTGAAAAGGATCCATCGATAAAGAATGAAGTTCTTCTGAATGGGGCGGAGGCTGTGGGACTTGGAGCGATCGCTGGAGGCTGTAATTTTGTCTCCTCCTATCCCATGTCTCCTTCCACCTCCGTGCTTGTTTTCCTTGCCCAGCACAAGAACGACTTCGGAATAGTGGTGGAGCAGGCAGAAGACGAAATCGCCGCCATGAACATGATCATCGGAGCGTGGTACGCCGGTGCGAGAGGTCTTGTCACCACATCGGGTGGAGGCTTTGCCCTCATGGAAGAGGCACTCAGTCTTGCAGGAATGATAGAATCGCCCGCTGTGATCCATCTGGCACAGAGACCTGGACCCGCTACCGGCCTTCCCACAAGAACGGAGCAGGGAGATCTGAACCTGGCTCTGTACGCCGGACACGGAGATTTTCCAAGGGTCATTTATGCTCCCGGAAACGTGGAAGAGGCTTTTTATCTGACGCAGAAAGCTTTCAACGTCGCCGACAAATATCAGGTGCCTGTCTTCGTCCTGACGGATCAGTACCTCGTTGACTCGTATTACAATCTTCCCGGTTTTGATCTGAACGAATTGAAAGTAGAAAAACACTTCATAAAAACAACCAGGGATTACATCAGATACGCCATCACCGAAGACGGTATCTCTCCAAGAGGAATTCCCGGATACGGTGAGGGTCTTGTGAGGGTCGACAGCGACGAGCACGACGAGTTCGGTCACATAACTGAAGACTTCAATACCCGTGTGAGGATGGTCAACAAGAGACTCAGAAAAGGGGAAACTCTGAAAAAAGAAATTGTGAAACCAAAACTGATCGGTGATGAAAACTACCGCGTTCTCCTGGTGGCATGGGGCTCCACTCTGGAGCCGATAAAGGAAGCGATAGAAGGCCTTGACGGTGTGGCGCTCCTTCATTTCTCTCAGGTCTGGCCGATCGATGAGTCCGTCGCGACATACTTCGAAAAGGCCGAGAAAGTTGTGGCAGTGGAAGGAAACGCGACAGGGCAGTTCGCGAATCTGATCCGCCAGGTGACGGGTTTCCATATAAAGGACAGAATCCTAAAGTACAACGGTCTTCAGTTCTCCGTCGAAGAGCTGAAAGAGAAAATAGCGGAGGTGTTGTGA
- a CDS encoding metal-dependent hydrolase, translated as MKVTFLGHAVVLIEGKKNIIIDPFISGNPVCPVKLEDLPKIDYILVTHGHGDHLGDAVEIAKKNDATVISNYEICHYLGKKGVKTHAMHIGGSYLFDFGRVKMTPAVHGSGILDGDSMIYGGNPAGFLITLERKKIYHAGDTGLTREMELLGEENVDVAFLPIGGNFVMDVEDAVRATAMIKPKKVVPMHYGTWELIFADVELFKKKVTEMSVECVILEPGESLEL; from the coding sequence ATGAAAGTCACATTCCTGGGACACGCCGTGGTGCTGATAGAGGGAAAGAAAAACATCATCATCGATCCTTTCATTTCAGGAAATCCGGTTTGTCCTGTAAAATTAGAGGATCTTCCAAAGATCGATTACATACTCGTGACACACGGACACGGAGATCACCTCGGGGATGCTGTAGAAATAGCAAAGAAAAACGATGCCACGGTGATATCCAACTACGAAATCTGCCATTACCTCGGAAAAAAAGGTGTGAAGACCCATGCCATGCACATAGGTGGAAGCTACCTCTTCGATTTTGGCAGGGTGAAGATGACACCTGCCGTTCATGGCTCTGGAATTCTCGATGGAGACAGTATGATCTACGGAGGAAATCCTGCTGGCTTTCTCATCACGCTCGAGCGAAAAAAGATATACCACGCAGGAGACACCGGTTTGACCAGGGAGATGGAACTTCTCGGAGAAGAGAACGTGGATGTAGCGTTTCTTCCAATCGGTGGAAATTTCGTCATGGACGTGGAAGACGCCGTGAGAGCAACGGCGATGATAAAACCGAAGAAGGTTGTTCCCATGCATTATGGAACATGGGAACTCATCTTCGCGGATGTGGAACTATTCAAGAAGAAAGTGACGGAAATGAGTGTTGAATGTGTGATTCTTGAGCCGGGAGAATCGCTGGAATTGTGA
- a CDS encoding arginase family protein, whose product MIPPHIHILDFNGVYEEQRTLKSLAEFVFSKKIEGIRYMILPEKIPEIENILPSHPGVTFLGDGEFHHLTYFIIKKIKRPFVLVVFDNHLDAREEEFLTCDSWIRKALKLKHLVKVVVVGTQEQEKIHRVFYSETDPQKILKLLGRHPVYLSIDKDVLDIGITGWESGRVSLEDLLNVLRHIPLRKILGADICGEPDPLEFWKIKESEKINLSILSALFFEKLHYVPGSEHLEGKPAHVT is encoded by the coding sequence GTGATACCTCCTCACATCCACATCCTCGATTTCAATGGAGTTTACGAAGAACAGCGGACTCTAAAATCTCTCGCTGAGTTTGTGTTTTCCAAAAAAATCGAAGGCATCAGGTACATGATCCTTCCCGAAAAGATTCCTGAAATTGAAAACATCCTTCCTTCACATCCGGGAGTGACGTTTCTGGGCGATGGAGAGTTCCACCACCTCACCTACTTCATCATCAAGAAAATAAAGAGACCTTTCGTACTGGTTGTTTTCGACAATCACCTCGATGCCAGAGAGGAAGAGTTCCTCACCTGCGACAGCTGGATCAGAAAAGCTCTGAAACTGAAACATTTGGTAAAAGTTGTGGTTGTTGGCACTCAGGAACAGGAAAAGATCCACAGAGTGTTTTACTCTGAAACGGATCCGCAGAAGATCCTGAAACTCCTCGGAAGACATCCGGTGTATCTGAGTATTGACAAAGATGTTCTGGATATCGGGATAACGGGATGGGAGAGCGGGAGAGTTTCGCTGGAAGATCTTCTCAACGTGCTCCGTCACATCCCCTTGAGAAAGATCCTGGGAGCGGACATCTGCGGTGAACCGGATCCGCTGGAATTCTGGAAGATAAAAGAAAGCGAGAAGATCAATCTCTCAATCCTCAGCGCCCTGTTCTTTGAGAAGCTTCATTATGTACCTGGCAGCGAGCACCTGGAAGGGAAGCCAGCTCACGTGACTTGA
- the mgtE gene encoding magnesium transporter, with amino-acid sequence MKIKVEIDLQELIEKGDFKTLKRVLEQQDPADVKEMIEKLPPDLKVVVFRLLPKDKAAEVFSELEPDDQLELIKLFREERLKEIFESMDPDDKVELLEEMPANVVKKLLSYLPPQEREELLHILNYPEDSAARLATTEYVELFEDMTVREALEKVRREGKKKENIYSLMVIDRTRKLKGTVELRDMIVADPDQKVSEIMNKDPVFVHATDDQELAAELMKKYDLIILPVVDSEERLIGVITFDDLVDVIEEEATEDIQKMASMSVTYTPYFHTPVWKFILKRSPWLVALLLLESINSNIISGYEKFLASIPLIAAFIPTMMDAGGNIGSQISALIIRGMSLNEITAKDWWKVLLRESLIGSILGFILAGVLYLRAFLISSDPTLNFAVATALLVVILYANILGALLPFIARIFKIDPAFMAGPLLTTIVDVTGIMIYFYVVHSFLS; translated from the coding sequence ATGAAGATCAAGGTAGAGATCGATCTTCAGGAATTGATCGAAAAAGGAGACTTCAAGACACTCAAAAGAGTTCTCGAACAACAGGATCCCGCCGACGTGAAGGAGATGATTGAAAAGCTTCCGCCTGACCTGAAAGTGGTCGTTTTTAGACTCCTTCCCAAGGATAAGGCCGCTGAAGTGTTCAGCGAACTCGAACCCGATGATCAGTTGGAACTCATAAAACTTTTCAGAGAGGAACGGCTGAAGGAGATTTTCGAATCGATGGATCCAGACGACAAGGTAGAACTGCTCGAAGAGATGCCCGCGAACGTGGTGAAGAAGCTCCTTTCATACCTTCCTCCACAGGAGAGGGAGGAATTGCTTCACATCCTGAATTATCCCGAAGATTCTGCGGCAAGGCTTGCCACCACAGAATACGTAGAGCTTTTCGAGGATATGACCGTCAGGGAAGCACTGGAAAAGGTGAGAAGAGAAGGAAAGAAGAAAGAGAACATCTACTCTCTCATGGTGATAGATAGAACAAGAAAACTCAAGGGAACCGTTGAGCTCAGAGACATGATCGTTGCCGATCCCGATCAGAAGGTATCGGAAATCATGAACAAGGATCCTGTTTTTGTTCACGCCACTGATGACCAGGAACTCGCGGCGGAACTCATGAAGAAATACGACCTGATCATACTACCGGTAGTTGACAGCGAAGAGAGATTGATTGGTGTGATCACCTTTGACGATCTCGTTGACGTCATCGAAGAAGAGGCAACGGAAGACATACAGAAGATGGCCTCAATGAGTGTTACTTACACACCCTATTTCCACACTCCTGTATGGAAGTTTATTTTGAAAAGATCCCCATGGCTTGTGGCGCTTCTTCTTCTTGAAAGTATAAACAGCAATATCATATCAGGCTATGAAAAATTCCTCGCATCAATACCACTGATAGCAGCCTTTATTCCAACGATGATGGATGCTGGAGGGAACATTGGTTCTCAGATATCTGCTCTCATAATAAGAGGAATGAGTTTAAACGAGATAACCGCAAAAGACTGGTGGAAGGTTCTGCTGAGAGAATCTCTGATAGGTTCTATCTTAGGTTTTATTCTTGCGGGTGTTCTGTACCTGAGGGCTTTTCTGATCTCTTCTGATCCCACATTGAATTTCGCCGTTGCAACAGCCTTACTCGTAGTAATTCTGTATGCAAATATCTTGGGCGCGCTTCTTCCCTTCATCGCCCGTATCTTCAAAATTGACCCGGCCTTCATGGCAGGACCGCTTCTCACCACGATCGTCGACGTGACAGGCATCATGATATATTTCTACGTGGTGCACAGTTTCTTGAGTTGA
- the hemW gene encoding radical SAM family heme chaperone HemW encodes MKLAVYVHVPFCKSKCVYCDFYSVVSEKFDEYFSHLLREIDLYEEVLSESEIKTVYFGGGTPSVVPPSFLKMVLEKLERVSRGFTPDEITIEVNPESVETEKLKIYKQIGINRISLGVQACDDTVLKNAGRLYKEETLKKKAKIVLEQFENVNFDFILGLPGETDITLKKDFRFLEEFPPQHVSLYLLEVDERTRLFDLIQKGLVELPEEDDVERRHDLFVEFLKERGFLRYEISNFAKPGKKSLHNLFYWRNENYLGLGVSAGGHIGRFRYVNASDLKEYEEKITKGELPYEYVHENTEEEEALETVFMGLRIKEGVELNRVKILLPLLEKLQKKYPCYLKVKNGKIFLSEDGMNFSKKILSDLIEWYREGGR; translated from the coding sequence ATGAAACTCGCTGTTTACGTCCATGTTCCCTTTTGCAAGAGCAAGTGTGTGTACTGCGATTTTTACTCTGTTGTCTCTGAAAAATTTGACGAGTATTTCTCTCATCTCCTGAGAGAAATCGATCTCTACGAAGAAGTACTCAGCGAAAGCGAGATAAAAACCGTCTACTTCGGTGGAGGGACTCCTTCCGTTGTCCCTCCTTCTTTTTTGAAAATGGTTTTGGAAAAACTGGAGAGAGTCTCCAGAGGTTTCACACCAGATGAAATAACCATCGAGGTCAACCCGGAGTCTGTTGAAACAGAGAAACTGAAAATCTACAAACAAATCGGAATCAACAGAATCAGTCTCGGTGTTCAGGCCTGCGATGACACTGTGCTGAAGAACGCTGGAAGGCTCTACAAAGAAGAAACCCTCAAGAAAAAAGCGAAGATAGTTCTGGAACAGTTCGAAAACGTGAATTTCGATTTTATTCTTGGACTTCCTGGTGAGACCGACATCACACTGAAGAAAGACTTCCGTTTCCTTGAAGAATTTCCCCCTCAGCACGTTTCGCTATATCTCCTCGAGGTAGACGAAAGAACAAGACTTTTCGATCTCATTCAGAAAGGTCTTGTAGAACTCCCCGAAGAAGACGATGTGGAAAGGAGGCACGACCTTTTCGTTGAATTTCTGAAAGAACGAGGATTTCTCAGATACGAGATCTCGAACTTTGCCAAACCAGGGAAGAAATCTCTTCACAACCTCTTCTACTGGAGAAATGAAAACTATCTGGGACTCGGTGTTTCCGCAGGTGGGCACATCGGAAGGTTTCGATACGTGAACGCCTCTGATCTTAAAGAGTACGAGGAAAAAATCACCAAAGGAGAATTACCTTACGAATACGTGCACGAAAACACAGAAGAAGAGGAAGCGCTGGAGACAGTCTTCATGGGTTTGAGGATAAAGGAAGGAGTAGAGTTAAACCGGGTGAAAATTCTCCTTCCCCTGCTAGAAAAGTTACAGAAAAAGTACCCTTGTTATCTGAAGGTGAAAAATGGTAAAATTTTTTTAAGCGAGGATGGTATGAATTTCTCAAAGAAGATACTCTCTGATCTCATCGAATGGTACAGGGAGGGCGGGAGATGA
- a CDS encoding alpha/beta hydrolase, with protein sequence MVKLIIKFGLIIISFVVLFSNALLGLLFFFLLSLPVVRNAVLGRLPIKLKKSVTGNVYTYEYKNGLKMDIYYPSVKRKSYPFVLFAHGGGWISGYRRQPNNVSWYRFLNANGFAVATFDYRYGYFHYIEDILEDLKSAVSFLNENREHLLIKNLNLMGLSAGGHLVLYHAMRSSKEGKKDFDGHVVAWYAPCDLLDLWSMETSSLFARFSVATTLKGFPVRKKEDYVFYSPVAWVNPKAPPTMLVHGMKDDVVPYISSVKMYKKLRENGVEAKLRLHPEGKHGFEFVLKDPLTVKILYETVSFLKR encoded by the coding sequence ATGGTTAAGCTGATAATCAAGTTTGGCTTGATAATAATCTCTTTCGTTGTGTTGTTTTCAAATGCCCTTCTGGGGCTTCTTTTCTTTTTCCTGCTTTCCCTTCCTGTGGTGAGAAACGCTGTTTTGGGAAGACTTCCGATAAAATTGAAAAAATCGGTAACGGGCAATGTTTACACTTACGAATACAAAAATGGCCTGAAAATGGACATATATTATCCATCTGTGAAAAGAAAGAGTTATCCGTTCGTGCTTTTTGCACACGGTGGTGGATGGATCTCCGGATACAGAAGGCAGCCCAACAACGTTTCGTGGTACAGATTTCTCAATGCAAACGGTTTCGCTGTGGCGACATTTGACTACAGATACGGTTACTTTCATTACATCGAAGATATTCTGGAAGATCTGAAAAGTGCTGTCTCTTTCCTGAATGAAAACAGGGAGCATCTTTTGATTAAAAACCTGAATCTCATGGGACTTTCAGCGGGAGGGCATCTCGTTCTGTACCACGCGATGAGATCTTCGAAGGAAGGAAAAAAAGATTTCGATGGTCACGTGGTAGCCTGGTACGCCCCCTGCGATCTTCTCGACCTGTGGAGCATGGAGACATCCTCTCTCTTTGCGAGGTTCTCCGTTGCCACAACATTGAAAGGGTTTCCTGTACGAAAGAAAGAAGATTATGTGTTCTACTCTCCTGTAGCCTGGGTGAACCCGAAGGCACCTCCCACCATGCTGGTTCACGGCATGAAAGACGACGTTGTACCCTACATCTCATCTGTTAAAATGTACAAAAAGCTCAGAGAAAACGGAGTGGAAGCAAAACTGAGACTTCATCCGGAAGGGAAACACGGCTTCGAGTTCGTTCTGAAAGATCCTTTGACGGTGAAGATCCTCTACGAAACGGTCTCGTTTTTGAAGAGGTGA
- a CDS encoding thiamine pyrophosphate-dependent enzyme, protein MRLDEYISRDIAWCPGCGNFGIRTALMKALEELNVDPRQVVIVSGIGQAAKMPQYVGVNMFNGLHGRALPVATAIKTTNPNLLVIAESGDGCMYGEGGNHFIHTIRRNPDIVNIVHDNQVYGLTKGQASPTSLKGFKTPVQVDGVILEPFNPLAVAIALDASFVARTFIGDIEFTKDILKEAMKHKGYALVDILQPCVTFNKLNTYEWYRENTYYLKDHDPTDRELAFKRAIETEKLPLGIFYVNKNKETFEELARKGDRTPLYEYEVNFEKLKELIESKKS, encoded by the coding sequence ATGAGGCTGGATGAATACATAAGCAGGGACATCGCCTGGTGTCCGGGGTGCGGAAACTTCGGAATAAGGACCGCTCTCATGAAGGCGCTGGAGGAACTGAACGTCGATCCACGACAGGTGGTCATAGTATCGGGTATAGGCCAGGCGGCGAAGATGCCCCAGTACGTTGGAGTTAACATGTTCAACGGACTTCACGGAAGGGCACTTCCCGTGGCAACGGCGATAAAGACGACGAATCCGAACCTTCTCGTGATCGCAGAGAGTGGAGATGGATGTATGTACGGTGAAGGTGGAAACCACTTCATACACACGATCAGAAGAAACCCGGATATCGTGAACATAGTCCACGACAACCAGGTTTACGGTCTCACGAAGGGTCAGGCTTCTCCCACGAGTCTGAAAGGTTTCAAAACACCAGTGCAGGTGGACGGTGTGATTCTGGAACCGTTCAATCCTCTGGCTGTTGCCATAGCGCTCGATGCTTCCTTCGTTGCAAGAACTTTCATAGGAGACATAGAGTTCACAAAAGACATACTGAAGGAAGCGATGAAACACAAGGGATACGCTTTGGTGGACATTCTTCAGCCCTGTGTCACCTTCAACAAGTTGAACACCTACGAATGGTACAGGGAAAACACGTACTATCTGAAAGACCACGACCCCACAGACAGAGAACTCGCCTTCAAAAGAGCCATTGAAACTGAAAAACTCCCGCTTGGAATATTCTACGTGAACAAGAACAAAGAGACCTTCGAGGAACTTGCAAGAAAAGGTGACAGGACACCTCTCTACGAGTACGAAGTGAATTTTGAAAAACTGAAGGAGCTGATCGAAAGCAAAAAGTCATGA
- a CDS encoding GMP synthase: MRVLAIRHVEIEDLGMMEDIFREKNWSFDYLDTPKGEKLERPLEEYSLVVLLGGYMGAYEEEKYPFLKYEFQLIEEILKKEIPFLGICLGSQMLAKVLGASVYRGKNGEEIGWYFVEKVSDNKFFREFPDRLRVFQWHGDTFDLPRRATRVFTSEKYENQGFVYGKAVGLQFHIEVGARTMKRWIEAYKDELEKKKIDPRLLLETAEREEKVLKGLLRSLLERMVES; this comes from the coding sequence GTGAGAGTGCTCGCTATTAGACACGTCGAGATAGAGGACCTTGGAATGATGGAAGATATCTTCAGGGAGAAGAACTGGAGTTTCGATTATCTGGACACTCCAAAAGGGGAAAAACTCGAAAGGCCTCTCGAAGAGTATTCTCTCGTGGTGCTTCTTGGAGGGTATATGGGAGCCTACGAGGAAGAGAAATACCCTTTCTTGAAGTACGAATTTCAGTTGATAGAAGAGATCCTGAAAAAAGAAATCCCGTTCCTTGGAATATGTCTGGGTTCTCAGATGCTCGCTAAAGTCCTTGGGGCGAGTGTCTACAGAGGAAAAAACGGAGAAGAAATAGGCTGGTATTTTGTTGAAAAGGTCTCCGACAATAAGTTTTTCAGAGAATTTCCAGACAGACTGCGGGTGTTTCAGTGGCATGGAGATACTTTCGATCTTCCACGCAGAGCAACCAGGGTCTTTACTTCTGAAAAGTATGAAAACCAGGGATTCGTCTATGGAAAGGCTGTGGGGCTCCAGTTCCATATAGAAGTGGGAGCCAGAACCATGAAACGCTGGATAGAGGCATACAAAGATGAACTTGAAAAAAAGAAGATAGATCCCAGGCTTCTCCTTGAAACGGCGGAGAGGGAGGAAAAAGTCCTGAAAGGCCTCTTGAGGTCTCTTTTGGAAAGGATGGTGGAAAGCTGA
- a CDS encoding sensor domain-containing diguanylate cyclase: protein MQVFFYVVSFGFLVFALYLFCHVRRKIEYYRQLEKSLDTIVDGLSKLDPNSPEEEFFQKILDIAMEVVPEAVKGSVSRITPSGDWVFVASRGHIVDLFGKRFPSRYLFRAGKDPLEVDFLDYDRGLFPDDMWKFFEKTLRGTRKSLVVGIFSGDEFVGNIALDSPYFGFSELSKKVLKSLGNLTSTYLLMRKTLTNEQQLQKIMSTIFTLLLLFRKPISAEEFLKEALQKIVEASNVFTGGIVFEGDIPVFHMGMEKIPEFDFGKSREETEKIEKLEKEGAHYIIVNLKDENIPSYHMVFLSNENIAPSFFGVLNTFAEVVSLYLREYHLHQKYRELALKDPLTEAYSRHYFNEWIFSHMAWLRRNQKKSILVIMDVDGLKMINDTYGHLMGDKALVEFVKTLKRTVRESDLVFRYGGDEFLLVLVDSTKDNAASVLKRVEENLKDVDLPFKIEFSFGYEEIDGFMPIERALARADDLLYKNKFKKRGGSE, encoded by the coding sequence TTGCAAGTTTTTTTCTACGTTGTCTCGTTCGGATTTCTTGTGTTTGCGCTTTATCTTTTCTGTCATGTGAGAAGGAAGATCGAGTACTACAGACAGCTGGAAAAGAGCCTCGATACCATAGTTGATGGACTTTCAAAACTCGATCCGAACTCGCCTGAAGAAGAGTTCTTTCAGAAAATCCTGGATATCGCGATGGAAGTTGTTCCGGAAGCAGTAAAAGGGAGCGTCTCCAGAATCACCCCATCAGGAGACTGGGTCTTTGTTGCCTCGAGGGGACACATTGTAGATCTGTTTGGAAAAAGATTTCCATCCAGATATCTGTTCAGAGCTGGAAAAGATCCATTAGAGGTTGATTTCCTTGACTATGACAGGGGACTTTTTCCAGACGACATGTGGAAATTCTTTGAAAAGACTCTCCGAGGTACGAGAAAGAGCCTCGTTGTGGGTATATTTTCTGGAGACGAATTCGTGGGAAACATCGCCCTCGACAGTCCTTACTTTGGCTTTTCAGAACTTTCAAAAAAGGTCTTGAAATCACTGGGAAACCTTACGAGCACTTATCTTCTCATGAGAAAAACTCTGACAAACGAACAGCAACTTCAAAAGATCATGAGCACCATATTCACCCTCTTGCTCCTTTTCAGAAAACCCATCTCAGCCGAAGAATTTCTCAAAGAGGCCCTGCAGAAGATCGTAGAAGCGAGTAATGTTTTCACAGGGGGAATCGTATTCGAAGGGGACATCCCCGTATTTCATATGGGTATGGAGAAGATACCGGAATTCGATTTTGGAAAATCCCGAGAAGAGACAGAAAAAATAGAAAAACTGGAGAAAGAAGGTGCTCATTACATCATCGTGAATCTGAAGGATGAAAACATACCTTCTTACCACATGGTTTTTCTGTCGAATGAAAACATAGCACCTTCATTCTTTGGCGTTCTCAATACGTTTGCGGAAGTGGTGTCTCTCTATCTGAGAGAGTACCATCTTCATCAAAAGTACCGTGAACTCGCACTGAAAGATCCTTTAACCGAAGCTTATTCAAGGCACTACTTCAACGAGTGGATATTCTCTCACATGGCGTGGCTCAGGCGAAACCAGAAGAAGTCCATTCTGGTGATCATGGATGTGGACGGTTTGAAAATGATAAACGACACTTACGGCCACCTCATGGGGGACAAAGCACTCGTCGAATTCGTCAAAACCCTGAAGAGAACCGTTCGAGAGTCGGATCTTGTTTTCAGATACGGTGGTGACGAGTTCCTTCTGGTACTCGTCGATAGCACCAAAGATAACGCTGCCAGTGTTTTGAAGAGAGTTGAAGAAAACCTTAAAGATGTAGACCTGCCCTTCAAAATAGAATTCTCCTTTGGTTATGAAGAGATAGACGGTTTCATGCCGATAGAAAGAGCGCTCGCGAGAGCGGACGATCTTCTCTACAAAAACAAGTTCAAAAAGAGAGGTGGTTCAGAATGA
- a CDS encoding alpha/beta hydrolase: protein MFEHVKVPSDYSLGYVHRTKNVRISILKFKSTYPDAEKGTDPVEVYIFSPKRRKVGSVMILQGLGSRNVLYLLRMAYYLSKRKIEAVVPVLPGNFTRVAHGSVSGKDYFSSDLGKMTRFWEHALTDLLSLLELLKVKKMWHERNCLFGYCLGGMIAVLLNALSSDFKKTIIMMAGGDFATLFWRSPTLSFVRRELRSGKGEEHGMTNEENFYDVYRSDLERLKEFSSVQEMLSSNIHPLLKLDPLAYAKFVDTSRIVMLEAMFDKALPKSTRDILWEHLGKPKRIKVPSSHVSWLPFQVLAARYIMKLLKEQGAED from the coding sequence GTGTTCGAACACGTAAAGGTGCCTTCCGATTATTCTCTCGGATACGTTCACAGGACAAAGAACGTCCGAATTTCCATTCTGAAGTTCAAATCGACCTATCCAGACGCAGAAAAAGGAACGGACCCTGTGGAGGTGTACATCTTCTCTCCGAAGAGGAGAAAAGTAGGATCGGTGATGATACTTCAAGGACTTGGAAGCCGAAACGTTCTGTATCTTCTTCGGATGGCCTACTACCTTTCCAAAAGGAAGATAGAGGCGGTAGTTCCCGTTTTGCCGGGAAACTTCACCCGTGTAGCACACGGTTCTGTGAGCGGAAAGGATTATTTTTCCTCCGATCTGGGGAAGATGACCAGGTTCTGGGAACACGCTCTCACAGATCTTCTCAGTCTTTTGGAACTTTTGAAAGTTAAGAAGATGTGGCACGAGAGAAACTGCCTCTTTGGATATTGCCTTGGAGGCATGATCGCTGTTTTACTCAACGCACTGAGCAGTGATTTCAAAAAGACGATCATTATGATGGCGGGTGGTGACTTTGCCACTCTGTTTTGGAGGTCACCCACTCTGTCTTTTGTGAGACGTGAGCTGAGAAGTGGAAAGGGAGAAGAACACGGAATGACGAACGAGGAGAATTTCTACGATGTCTACAGGAGCGATCTGGAGAGGCTGAAGGAATTTTCCTCGGTGCAGGAGATGTTGAGTTCAAACATACATCCCCTTTTGAAACTCGATCCGCTCGCTTACGCGAAGTTCGTGGATACCTCACGGATCGTGATGCTGGAAGCGATGTTCGATAAAGCGCTCCCAAAGAGCACAAGAGACATTCTATGGGAGCATCTTGGAAAGCCCAAAAGGATAAAGGTTCCATCAAGTCACGTGAGCTGGCTTCCCTTCCAGGTGCTCGCTGCCAGGTACATAATGAAGCTTCTCAAAGAACAGGGCGCTGAGGATTGA